One window of the Rosa rugosa chromosome 3, drRosRugo1.1, whole genome shotgun sequence genome contains the following:
- the LOC133736306 gene encoding disease resistance protein L6-like isoform X3, whose product MVLKKRRMLPLRISIPFTSRACDVFLSCEYEDTFSSHLYHKLQSRGISTFQDGQQLQRNTTPLELFGAIEESKFAIVVLSQNYASSPRRLNELSKILECMKDRNRILPVFRDVNLFHVQKQKGAFEKAFEKHEERFQDDLEKVQAWRDALTQVCNFAGWTTNDRNEVQVIEEITEALWNKLHSRLSPTEKLHPTSTHNSVAFTSISVNEDYRDHNHPIHITDVTATSVEWNFLITSLGLEILSAAFDQASSSSKPHYALFGMLFSIAALFICIWELIYKGIKNRVVLKKFGMLWWFYHPHPHNSMPFGTVPEIYGLIGSIAQCICSITQYIYLSRHADNPIKLSLLPAIFLLCLAGSRLNRN is encoded by the exons ATGGTGTTGAAGAAGCGAAGGATGCTTCCATTACGGATATCTATTCCTTTTACTTCTCGGGCGTGTGATGTCTTCCTAAGTTGCGAGTATGAAGACACCTTCTCCTCCCACTTGTACCACAAATTGCAGTCTCGAGGAATTAGTACTTTCCAGGATGGCCAACAATTGCAAAGAAACACAACTCCTCTTGAGCTCTTTGGTGCGATCGAAGAATCGAAATTTGCCATTGTTGTTCTCTCGCAAAACTATGCTTCTTCGCCCAGGCGCTTGAATGAACTTTCAAAAATTCTAGAGTGCATGAAAGATAGGAACAGGATTCTGCCGGTATTTCGTGATGTTAATCTGTTCCATGTCCAAAAACAGAAAGGGGCTTTTGAGAAAGCATTTGAAAAGCATGAAGAAAGGTTTCAGGATGACTTGGAAAAGGTTCAAGCCTGGAGAGATGCTTTAACCCAAGTGTGCAATTTTGCTGGATGGACTACCAATGATAG GAATGAAGTACAGGTTATAGAAGAAATTACTGAAGCACTGTGGAACAAACTACATTCTAGACTCAGTCCAACGGAAAAACTGCACCCGACGTCCACACACAACTCG GTCGCATTCACTAGCATTAGTGTTAATGAGGACTACCGTGACCATAACCATCCAATACACATTACAGATGTGACG GCTACTTCAGTAGAGTGGAACTTTTTGATCACTAGTCTTGGCCTAGAGATCTTGTCAGCGGCTTTTGATCAGGCTTCCTCCTCAAGTAAGCCACACTATGCACTATTTGGTATGCTGTTTTCTATTGCAGCCTTGTTCATTTGCATTTGGGAGCTCATTTACAAGGGCATAAAGAATAGAGTAGTATTGAAGAAGTTCGGAATGCTCTGGTGGTTTTATCATCCACATCCCCACAATAGCATGCCTTTTGGTACTGTCCCTGAAATTTACGGATTAATTGGAAGCATCGCTCAGTGCATATGCTCTATAACTCAATACATTTACCTCTCTCGGCATGCTGATAATCCCATAAAACTATCACTTTTACCAGCAATCTTTCTTTTGTGTTTGGCTGGTTCAAGACTAAATAGGAATTAA
- the LOC133735350 gene encoding uncharacterized protein LOC133735350, with product MRLVIDTSPCKAEIHTEFIIVDCFSSYNAIIGRPALNKLKCIIAGYMLLMKFPTPNGTGCVRGSQQLARECYSTTVARSARRHEILTVGGHAPPPNIFEDPRDDEKKYVKKEPVNPEASLRIINVSDEHPERTVRIVAQLDPEVAAKLTQCLRDNVAVFAWSYADMPGISAEIITHKLSIKPSAYPVKQRRRAFDEEKYRTLGEEVTKLQSIGFIRQVNYPQWISNLVMVKKPSGKWRMCVDFKGLNKACPKDSFPLPCIDTTKNNCNCFENLRRKTFPSRKVSFCDGMYYDYITVASWRVFATEVTLPSHNYTSIATV from the coding sequence ATGCGACTAGTTATCGACACTAGTCCATGTAAGGCGGAAATCCATACAGAGTTCATCATCGTAGACTGCttcagctcgtataatgccatcattggtcgaccggcacttaacaagctcaagtgcatcatcgccggatacatgctcctcatgaagttccctactcccaacgggacaggctgtgtgaggggaagtcagcaattggcacgagaatgctattccACAACCGTGGCACGATCCGCACGCCGCCACGAAATCCTGACAGTGGGAGGCcatgcaccgccaccaaacatcttcgaggatcccagggatgacgagaagaaaTATGTAAAAAAGGAGCCTGTCAACCCAGAGGCATCCTTAAGGATCATCAATGTCTCCGACGAGCatcctgagcggacagtccgcatcgtCGCTCAGCTAGACCCTGAGGTGGCGGCTAAGCTCACCCAATGTCTACGTGATAACGTTgcagtctttgcatggtcctacgctgacatgccaggcaTCTCCGCTGAGATCATCACGCACAAATTAAGTATCAAGCCATCCGCCTACCCTGTCAAGCagcggcgaagggcctttgacgaAGAGAAGTATCGTACACTAGGGGAAGAGGTGACCAAGCTCCagagcattggattcatccgccaagtcaattaccctcagtggatctccaacttggtcatggtaaaaaagcccagcggaaagtggcgaatgtgtgtcgacttcaagggcctcaacaaggcatgccccaaggacagtttcccGCTACCTTGCATAGAcactactaaaaacaattgcaattgcttcgaaaatttgcgacggaaaacgtttccgtcgcgaaaagtcagcttttgcgacggcatgTACTACGACTATATTACCGTCGCATCTTGGAGAGTTTTTGCGACGGAGGTAACCTTACCGTCGCATAATTATACATCTATTGCGACGGTATAG
- the LOC133739680 gene encoding serine decarboxylase 1: MESIRDSLRSVVLDWFARLWEIEKNEYWGYITNCGTEGNLHGVLVGREVLPDGILYASRDTHYSIFKAARMYRMECVKVDTLMSGEIDCADFRAKLLANKDKPAIINVNIGTTVKGAVDDLDLVIKTLEECGFNRDRFYIHCDGALFGLMMPFVKLAPKVSFKKPIGSVSVSGHKFVGCPMPCGVQITRLEHINVLSNNVEYLASRDATIMGSRNGHAPIFLWYTLNRKGYKGFQKEVQKCLRNAHYLKDRLRDAGISAMLNELSSTVVFERPQDEEFVRRWQLACQGNIAHVVVMPSVNIDKLDDFLNELVEKRSTWYKDEKVQPPCIAADVGTQNCLCGKHK; this comes from the exons ATGGAGTCCATTCGAGACAGTTTGAGGTCGGTGGTTCTGGATTGGTTTGCTCGGTTGTGGGAGATTGAGAAGAATGAGTACTGGGGTTACATCACCAATTGCGGTACCGAAGGAAATCTTCATGGAGTTTTAGTAGG GAGAGAAGTGCTTCCGGATGGGATTCTGTATGCTTCGAGGGATACGCATTATTCGATATTTAAAGCGGCAAGAATGTATAGAATGGAATGCGTAAAGGTTGACACTCTGATGTCTGGTGAGATTGATTGCGCCGATTTTAGAGCTAAGCTTCTTGCTAACAAGGACAAACCAGCTATCATTAATGTTAACATAG GAACAACTGTTAAAGGAGCTGTGGACGATCTGGATCTTGTCATAAAAACCCTTGAAGAGTGTGGATTCAATCGTGATCGGTTCTACATTCACTGCGATGGAGCCTTATTTGGACTCATGATGCCTTTTGTCAAACTT GCACCAAAAGTTTCTTTCAAGAAGCCCATTGGAAGTGTGAGCGTTTCTGGTCACAAGTTTGTAGGATGTCCGATGCCTTGCGGTGTTCAGATAACAAGGCTGGAGCACATTAATGTCCTTTCAAATAATGTAGAATACCTTGCTTCAAGGGATGCGACAATCATGGGAAGCAGGAATGGCCATGCTCCTATTTTCCTATGGTACACCCTCAACAGAAAAGGTTACAAAGGGTTCCAAAAAGAAGTTCAGAAGTGTCTTCGAAATGCTCACTACTTGAAGGACCGTCTTCGTGATGCTGGGATCAGTGCCATGCTGAATGAGCTTAGCAGCACAGTTGTATTTGAGCGTCCTCAAGATGAGGAGTTTGTTCGTAGGTGGCAGTTGGCTTGCCAAGGAAACATTGCACATGTTGTGGTGATGCCAAGTGTGAACATTGATAAATTGGATGATTTCTTAAACGAACTAGTTGAAAAACGCTCAACTTGGTACAAGGATGAGAAAGTTCAGCCTCCTTGTATTGCAGCTGATGTAGGGACTCAGAATTGTCTTTGCGGGAAGCACAAGTGA